The following are encoded in a window of Amycolatopsis lexingtonensis genomic DNA:
- a CDS encoding DUF2461 domain-containing protein, with protein sequence MKFSGFGEYAVDFYDGLVEDNSKPYWDDHVETYKSDVRAPMEALLAELAPEFSDGFGEPKVFRPYRDVRFAKDKTPYKTHCGAVIEQGRGGGAYYVEVGPEGLRVGGGCFHLAADQLARFRKAVDTELHGEALEKILAKLEKSGWEIRGDRLKSKPRGFDADHPRLELLRYRSVYAVRAWEPDDVLHERGALDRVKKAWRQLREFNEWARDRIGPSEQPRR encoded by the coding sequence GTGAAGTTCAGCGGATTCGGCGAGTACGCCGTCGACTTCTACGACGGCCTGGTGGAAGACAACTCGAAGCCCTACTGGGACGACCACGTCGAGACCTACAAGTCCGACGTCCGCGCCCCCATGGAAGCGCTGCTCGCCGAGCTCGCCCCGGAGTTCTCGGACGGCTTCGGCGAGCCCAAGGTGTTCCGCCCCTACCGGGACGTCCGGTTCGCCAAGGACAAGACGCCCTACAAGACCCACTGCGGCGCGGTGATCGAGCAGGGCCGCGGCGGCGGTGCCTACTACGTCGAGGTCGGCCCCGAGGGCCTGCGCGTCGGCGGCGGCTGCTTCCACCTGGCCGCCGACCAGCTCGCCCGGTTCCGGAAGGCCGTCGACACCGAGTTGCACGGCGAAGCGCTCGAGAAGATCCTCGCCAAGCTCGAGAAGTCGGGCTGGGAGATCCGCGGCGACCGGCTGAAGTCGAAACCGCGCGGCTTCGACGCCGACCACCCGCGGCTCGAGCTGCTGCGCTACCGCTCGGTGTACGCGGTGCGGGCCTGGGAACCGGACGACGTCCTGCACGAGCGGGGGGCGCTCGATCGGGTGAAAAAGGCCTGGCGGCAGCTGCGCGAGTTCAACGAGTGGGCCCGTGACCGGATCGGCCCCAGCGAGCAACCCCGCCGTTGA
- a CDS encoding glycoside hydrolase family 18 protein: MSRRKSFSALLTVAAVAGLVAGAAAAPVATAATETAQASVGKVVGYFTEWGVYDRNYHVKNIETSGSASKLTHINYAFGNVTNGGCAIGDAYADYQKTYDAAGSVDGIADTWDQPLAGSFNQLKKLKAMHPGLKVIWSFGGWTWSGGFGQAAQNPAAFADSCYNLVNDPRWAGVFDGIDIDWEYPNACGLSCDTSGAAAYKNLMGALRAKFGSQLVTSAITADGTDGGKIDAADYGGAAQYVDWYNVMTYDYFGAWAAQGPTAPHSPLNSYDGIPTAGFYSDAAIQKLKGKGVPSDKLLLGIGFYGRGWTGVTQDAPGGTATGPAPGKYEQGIEDYKVLKSSCPSTGTVAGTAYAKCGSDWWSYDTPSTIAGKVSYAKAQGLGGAMFWELSGDTTDGELITAVAK, encoded by the coding sequence ATGTCCCGCAGGAAGAGCTTCTCGGCGCTGCTGACGGTGGCCGCCGTCGCGGGCCTGGTCGCGGGGGCCGCGGCCGCCCCGGTGGCCACCGCCGCCACCGAGACCGCCCAGGCGTCCGTCGGCAAGGTCGTCGGCTACTTCACCGAGTGGGGTGTCTACGACCGCAACTACCACGTCAAGAACATCGAGACGTCGGGGTCGGCGAGCAAGCTGACGCACATCAACTACGCCTTCGGCAACGTGACGAACGGCGGCTGCGCGATCGGCGACGCCTACGCCGACTACCAGAAGACCTACGATGCCGCGGGCAGCGTGGACGGCATCGCCGACACCTGGGACCAGCCGCTCGCCGGCAGCTTCAACCAGCTGAAGAAGCTCAAGGCCATGCACCCGGGCCTCAAGGTGATCTGGTCGTTCGGCGGCTGGACCTGGTCCGGCGGCTTCGGGCAGGCGGCGCAGAACCCCGCCGCATTCGCGGACTCCTGCTACAACCTGGTCAACGATCCGCGCTGGGCGGGGGTCTTCGACGGCATCGACATCGACTGGGAGTACCCCAACGCCTGCGGCCTGAGCTGCGACACCAGCGGCGCGGCGGCGTACAAGAACCTGATGGGTGCCCTGCGTGCCAAGTTCGGTTCGCAGCTGGTCACCTCCGCGATCACCGCGGACGGCACCGACGGCGGCAAGATCGACGCGGCCGACTACGGCGGCGCCGCGCAGTACGTCGACTGGTACAACGTGATGACCTACGACTACTTCGGCGCGTGGGCCGCGCAGGGCCCGACCGCTCCGCATTCGCCTCTCAACAGCTACGACGGCATCCCGACCGCCGGCTTCTACTCCGACGCCGCGATCCAGAAGCTCAAGGGCAAGGGCGTCCCGTCGGACAAGCTGCTGCTGGGCATCGGCTTCTACGGCCGCGGCTGGACCGGCGTCACGCAGGACGCCCCGGGCGGCACCGCGACCGGCCCGGCACCCGGCAAGTACGAGCAGGGCATCGAGGACTACAAGGTGCTGAAGTCTTCGTGCCCCTCGACCGGCACGGTCGCCGGCACCGCCTACGCGAAGTGCGGGAGCGACTGGTGGAGCTACGACACCCCGTCGACCATCGCCGGCAAGGTCTCCTACGCCAAGGCGCAGGGGCTCGGCGGCGCGATGTTCTGGGAACTGTCCGGTGACACCACCGACGGCGAGCTGATCACGGCCGTCGCGAAGTAG
- a CDS encoding metalloregulator ArsR/SmtB family transcription factor: protein MMQTFEVLAEPRRRTILDLLRDGERSVGELVDELSLSQPAVSKHLRVLREAGLVTVRVAAQRRCYALRPEPLAEVDAWLAPYRRFWGERLDALERRLDETDPS from the coding sequence GTGATGCAGACCTTCGAGGTGCTGGCCGAACCCCGCCGCCGCACGATCCTGGACCTCCTCCGCGACGGCGAGCGCTCGGTCGGCGAACTGGTCGACGAGCTTTCCCTCAGCCAGCCCGCGGTGTCCAAGCACCTGCGGGTGCTGCGGGAGGCCGGCCTGGTGACGGTCCGGGTGGCGGCGCAGCGGAGGTGCTACGCGCTGAGGCCGGAGCCCCTTGCGGAAGTCGACGCGTGGCTGGCGCCGTACCGGCGGTTCTGGGGTGAGCGTCTTGATGCGCTGGAACGCCGGCTGGACGAGACGGACCCGAGCTGA
- a CDS encoding winged helix-turn-helix transcriptional regulator, with product MKRYHCAVELAVDLIGGKWKPVILAHLKEGAHRYGELRRRMPGVSEKMLTQQLRELAADGIVRRVELGGKVPHVEYHLTEVGEELRPALQALYEWGERRATAAGISFEPQ from the coding sequence ATGAAGCGGTACCACTGCGCGGTGGAGCTGGCGGTCGACCTGATCGGCGGCAAGTGGAAGCCGGTGATCCTGGCGCACCTCAAGGAGGGCGCGCACCGCTACGGCGAGCTGCGACGGCGAATGCCCGGGGTGAGCGAGAAGATGCTGACCCAGCAGCTGCGCGAGCTGGCGGCGGACGGGATCGTGCGCCGCGTGGAGCTCGGCGGCAAGGTGCCGCACGTCGAGTACCACCTGACGGAGGTGGGGGAGGAGCTCCGCCCGGCACTGCAGGCGTTGTACGAGTGGGGCGAGCGCCGCGCGACGGCCGCGGGTATCTCTTTCGAGCCGCAATAG
- a CDS encoding group II truncated hemoglobin, translated as MIVPETPPTPTLYDWAGGREALVRLLTIFYRHVLEDPLLEPVFRGMDPHHAEHVAVWLGEVFGGPADYSGSHGGHAHMIGRHLGRGITEEQRRRWVSLLLDAADEAELPGDPEFRAAFAGYLEWGSRLAVIFSAPGAQPDLHEPVPRWDWPRPPWQPPAP; from the coding sequence GTGATCGTGCCAGAAACCCCGCCGACTCCCACCCTCTACGACTGGGCGGGCGGCCGCGAAGCTCTCGTGCGCCTGCTGACGATCTTCTACCGCCACGTCCTCGAAGACCCGCTGCTCGAACCCGTCTTCCGCGGCATGGACCCGCACCACGCCGAGCACGTCGCGGTCTGGCTCGGCGAGGTCTTCGGCGGGCCGGCCGACTACTCCGGCAGCCACGGCGGGCACGCCCACATGATCGGCCGCCACCTCGGGCGCGGCATCACCGAAGAGCAGCGCCGCCGGTGGGTGAGCCTGCTGCTCGACGCCGCCGACGAGGCGGAGCTGCCCGGCGACCCCGAGTTCCGCGCCGCCTTCGCCGGCTACCTCGAGTGGGGCAGCAGGCTGGCCGTCATCTTCTCGGCCCCCGGCGCCCAGCCCGACCTGCACGAACCGGTCCCGCGCTGGGACTGGCCGAGGCCGCCCTGGCAGCCGCCAGCGCCCTAG
- a CDS encoding aromatic amino acid ammonia-lyase, protein MIRVDGRTLRCADVVTAARTEGPLGIDVSIAAQRAAEHAWKLAEDLSTRRVVYGRTTGVGANKDDTVESSREHGLRLLRSHAGGSGDVLPPGQVRAMMLIRLNQLLSGRSGISPELIGALAEAVRTGALPLVHRLGAIGTGDLAPLAETALALTGERPWVTGHVPPVPVHAGDALAFMSSNAATLAEATLAAMRLDALTRASHAVAALTYVALDGNPEAYATPVHEARPHAGQVACAAEMRRLLGMHQTPKPGRRIQDPFGLRAFPQVQGPALDAIHYLRDVLAVEINASTENPMISTVHGDAYHHAHFHTAYVSTALDQARATVHQVAELSVARLGDLVEPEFTGLRPFLAAGPAGSSGVMILEYVAHDALTELRQAALPATLGTAVVSRGIEDHASFSTQAARAATAACAAYQQVLACELVAAVRALRMREADLVDLPVRDAFEMASEVLDESVDDRPLTDDIAAAVGVLDRLARI, encoded by the coding sequence TTGATCCGGGTGGACGGCCGGACCCTGCGCTGCGCGGACGTCGTGACGGCGGCGCGCACCGAGGGCCCGCTGGGCATCGACGTCTCGATCGCCGCGCAGCGCGCGGCCGAGCACGCGTGGAAGCTCGCGGAAGACCTGAGCACGCGCCGCGTGGTCTACGGCCGGACCACCGGCGTCGGGGCCAACAAGGACGACACCGTCGAGAGCTCGCGGGAACACGGGCTGCGCCTGCTGCGCAGCCACGCGGGCGGCAGCGGTGACGTGCTGCCACCCGGGCAGGTCCGGGCGATGATGCTGATCCGGCTGAACCAGCTGCTCTCCGGGCGGTCCGGGATCAGCCCCGAGCTGATCGGCGCGCTGGCCGAAGCGGTCCGCACCGGCGCGCTGCCGCTGGTGCACCGGCTCGGCGCGATCGGCACCGGCGACCTCGCGCCCCTGGCCGAGACCGCGCTGGCGCTCACCGGTGAACGGCCCTGGGTGACCGGGCACGTGCCGCCGGTCCCGGTGCACGCCGGCGACGCGCTGGCGTTCATGAGCAGCAACGCCGCGACGCTCGCCGAGGCCACCCTCGCCGCGATGCGGCTGGACGCGCTGACCCGGGCGAGCCACGCCGTCGCGGCGCTGACGTACGTCGCGCTCGACGGCAACCCCGAGGCCTACGCGACGCCGGTGCACGAAGCGCGCCCGCACGCGGGGCAGGTCGCCTGCGCCGCGGAAATGCGGCGGCTGCTGGGCATGCACCAGACGCCGAAGCCGGGGCGCCGGATCCAGGACCCGTTCGGGCTGCGGGCTTTTCCGCAGGTCCAGGGCCCGGCGCTGGACGCGATCCACTACCTGCGGGACGTCCTCGCCGTCGAGATCAACGCGAGCACCGAGAACCCGATGATCTCCACGGTGCACGGCGACGCCTACCACCACGCGCACTTCCACACGGCGTACGTGTCGACGGCGCTGGACCAGGCCCGCGCGACCGTGCACCAGGTGGCGGAGCTTTCGGTGGCGCGGCTGGGCGACCTGGTGGAGCCGGAGTTCACCGGGCTGCGGCCGTTCCTCGCGGCGGGCCCGGCGGGCAGCTCGGGCGTGATGATCCTCGAGTACGTGGCGCACGACGCGCTGACCGAGCTGCGGCAGGCGGCGCTCCCGGCGACGCTCGGCACGGCCGTGGTGTCCCGCGGCATCGAGGACCACGCGAGCTTCTCGACGCAGGCGGCCCGCGCGGCGACCGCGGCGTGCGCGGCCTACCAGCAGGTGCTCGCCTGCGAGCTGGTGGCGGCGGTCCGGGCGCTGCGGATGCGCGAGGCGGACCTGGTGGACCTGCCGGTGCGCGACGCCTTCGAGATGGCGTCCGAGGTGCTGGACGAGAGCGTCGACGACCGGCCGCTCACCGACGACATCGCCGCGGCGGTCGGCGTCCTGGACCGGCTGGCCCGGATCTAG
- a CDS encoding RNA polymerase sigma factor: MTSPGEAGDDADVITASLRHPERFAAVFDRHAPHIHRYLARRLGGQVADDLLGETFLIAFGGRGRYDAAFRSARPWLYGIATNLVGQRRRAEAREYRLRASLGPPDEEVSHADRVAERVTAQAMNARLAGALAGLARGDRDVLLLIAWEGLAYEEVAAALGIPVGTVRSRLNRARRKVRAELAPAEEVSNHG; the protein is encoded by the coding sequence ATGACTTCACCAGGTGAAGCCGGGGACGACGCGGACGTCATCACCGCGTCGCTCCGGCACCCCGAGCGGTTCGCGGCGGTCTTCGACCGCCACGCCCCGCACATCCATCGCTACCTCGCCCGGCGGCTCGGCGGCCAGGTCGCCGACGACCTGCTGGGCGAGACGTTCTTGATCGCCTTCGGCGGGCGCGGCCGCTACGACGCCGCGTTCCGCAGCGCGCGGCCGTGGCTCTACGGCATCGCCACCAACCTCGTCGGCCAGCGCCGCCGGGCGGAAGCCCGCGAGTACCGGCTGCGAGCCAGTCTCGGGCCACCCGACGAGGAGGTCTCCCACGCGGACCGGGTCGCCGAGCGGGTGACGGCGCAGGCGATGAACGCACGGCTGGCCGGGGCCCTGGCCGGACTGGCTCGCGGAGACCGCGACGTGCTGCTGCTGATCGCCTGGGAAGGCCTGGCCTACGAGGAGGTCGCGGCGGCGCTGGGGATCCCGGTCGGCACCGTCCGGTCGCGCCTGAACCGGGCTCGCAGGAAAGTCCGCGCGGAACTCGCGCCCGCCGAGGAGGTCTCGAACCATGGATGA
- a CDS encoding CU044_5270 family protein: MDEMQLLRDFAGPAQLPARDDLARARAELAAATARRPARRWVWGSVAAAGLAAAATAVFTLTPTTPTAPPAPRAADGPVDILYRAAAAARALPDVEPRPDQFLYTRTRLADGRENEFWASADGTRDGFEVLFGHETEIAGCRDGKRVQKEGRGRTVTSRCEPRPAAHPDLPTDADAMLAYLHKSTYGEGDTLHDLGTEVVDLAGGYLRPAARAALYEAMAKVPGLVARTDAKDAAGRPVLGITWNSTTEHGIGNQDEFLFDPVTFTYVGSGTTGAVVSQGIVDEVRQRP; the protein is encoded by the coding sequence ATGGATGAGATGCAGCTGCTGCGCGACTTCGCCGGACCGGCGCAGCTCCCGGCGCGCGACGACCTGGCCCGTGCCCGGGCGGAGTTGGCCGCCGCCACGGCGCGACGGCCGGCCCGGCGCTGGGTGTGGGGCTCGGTCGCCGCGGCCGGGCTCGCCGCAGCCGCCACCGCCGTCTTCACGCTCACCCCGACCACCCCGACCGCGCCACCGGCCCCGCGCGCGGCCGACGGCCCCGTGGACATCCTGTACCGGGCCGCCGCGGCGGCCCGTGCCCTGCCGGACGTCGAGCCGCGGCCGGACCAGTTCCTCTACACCAGGACGCGGCTCGCGGACGGCCGGGAGAACGAGTTCTGGGCGTCGGCGGACGGAACCCGCGACGGGTTCGAGGTCCTCTTCGGCCACGAAACGGAGATCGCGGGCTGCCGCGACGGGAAGCGCGTGCAGAAGGAAGGCCGCGGGCGAACGGTGACCAGCCGGTGCGAGCCGCGTCCGGCCGCCCACCCGGACCTGCCGACGGACGCCGACGCCATGCTCGCCTACCTGCACAAGAGCACGTACGGCGAGGGCGACACCCTGCACGACCTCGGCACCGAGGTCGTGGACCTGGCCGGCGGCTACCTGCGGCCGGCGGCGCGGGCCGCGCTCTACGAGGCGATGGCGAAGGTGCCCGGGCTGGTCGCCCGCACCGACGCGAAGGACGCCGCGGGCCGGCCGGTCCTCGGCATCACCTGGAACAGCACGACCGAGCACGGCATCGGCAACCAGGACGAGTTCCTGTTCGACCCGGTCACCTTCACCTACGTCGGCTCCGGGACGACCGGCGCGGTGGTGAGCCAGGGCATCGTCGACGAAGTGCGGCAGCGCCCCTGA
- a CDS encoding 6-phosphofructokinase: protein MRVGVLTGGGDCPGLNAVIRAVVRKGIEVHGWDFVGFRNGWNGPLTGDSRPLGLNDVEDILTRGGTILRSSRTNPYKVEGGVDKIKQVLADQGVDALIAIGGEDTLGVAKRLTDDGVGVVGVPKTIDNDLGATDYTFGFDTAVSIATEAIDRLHTTAESHHRALVVEVMGRHAGWIALHSGLAGGASVILVPERQFNLDQVVSWVERRFEKEFAPIIVVAEGALPEGGEEKLLTGEKDAFGHVRLGGIGTWLADEIARRTGKESRAVVLGHVQRGGTPTAYDRVLATRFGLHAVDAVADGDFGVMVALKGTDIVRVKLSEATAELKTVPVERYQEAEVFFG from the coding sequence ATGCGTGTCGGTGTGCTGACCGGCGGTGGCGACTGCCCGGGGCTCAACGCGGTGATCCGCGCCGTGGTGCGTAAGGGCATCGAGGTGCACGGCTGGGACTTCGTGGGCTTCCGCAACGGCTGGAACGGCCCGCTCACCGGGGACAGCCGTCCGCTCGGCCTCAACGATGTCGAGGACATCCTGACCCGCGGTGGCACCATCCTGCGGTCCTCGCGCACCAACCCGTACAAGGTCGAGGGCGGCGTCGACAAGATCAAGCAGGTCCTGGCCGACCAGGGCGTCGACGCGCTGATCGCGATCGGCGGCGAGGACACCCTCGGCGTCGCGAAGCGGCTGACCGACGACGGCGTCGGCGTCGTGGGCGTGCCCAAGACCATCGACAACGACCTGGGCGCCACCGACTACACCTTCGGCTTCGACACCGCGGTCTCCATCGCGACCGAGGCGATCGACCGGCTGCACACCACCGCCGAGTCGCACCACCGCGCCCTCGTCGTCGAGGTCATGGGCCGCCACGCCGGCTGGATCGCGCTGCACTCCGGCCTGGCCGGCGGCGCGAGCGTCATCCTGGTGCCGGAGCGGCAGTTCAACCTCGACCAGGTCGTCTCCTGGGTCGAGCGCCGCTTCGAGAAGGAGTTCGCGCCGATCATCGTCGTCGCCGAGGGCGCGCTGCCCGAGGGCGGCGAGGAGAAGCTGCTCACCGGCGAGAAGGACGCCTTCGGGCACGTCCGCCTCGGCGGCATCGGCACCTGGCTGGCCGACGAGATCGCCCGCCGCACCGGCAAGGAGTCCCGCGCGGTGGTCCTGGGCCACGTCCAGCGCGGCGGCACCCCGACGGCGTACGACCGCGTCCTGGCGACCCGATTCGGCCTGCACGCGGTGGACGCCGTGGCCGACGGCGACTTCGGCGTCATGGTCGCCCTCAAGGGCACGGACATCGTCCGCGTGAAGCTGTCCGAGGCGACGGCCGAGCTGAAGACCGTCCCGGTCGAGCGCTACCAGGAAGCCGAAGTCTTCTTCGGCTGA
- a CDS encoding 3-deoxy-7-phosphoheptulonate synthase produces the protein MTLSAGPATIGDLDAARTTSISPLISPALLREDHPVDAAVAKVVQDGRAETVDILEGRDDRLLVVVGPCSVHDPEAALDYARRLAAKAEELRGELHVVMRVYFEKPRTTLGWKGLINDPDLDGTFAVNKGLRMARKLLLDVSALGLPVGCEFLDPITPQFIADIVTWGSIGARTAASQVHRQLCSALSMPVGIKNSTEGDVQVAIDATRAAAASHVFPGINTDGLAALLTTSGNPDCHVILRGHNAGPNYDAATVADTLARLAKSDLPERVIIDASHGNSGKDHVRQGAVVRELASRIAAGERGISGLMLESFLAGGRQDLALGHADELVYGQSITDACLAWDDTAPLLDELAEAVRARR, from the coding sequence ATGACGCTCTCCGCCGGCCCCGCCACCATCGGTGACCTCGATGCCGCGCGCACCACGTCGATCAGTCCGCTCATTTCGCCCGCTCTGCTGCGCGAAGACCATCCGGTCGACGCCGCCGTGGCCAAGGTCGTGCAGGACGGGCGCGCCGAGACGGTCGACATCCTCGAGGGCCGCGACGATCGCCTCCTCGTCGTCGTCGGCCCGTGCTCGGTGCACGACCCCGAAGCGGCCCTCGACTACGCCCGCCGGCTGGCCGCGAAGGCCGAGGAGCTGCGCGGCGAGCTGCACGTCGTGATGCGCGTGTACTTCGAGAAGCCGCGCACGACGCTGGGCTGGAAGGGCCTGATCAACGACCCGGACCTGGACGGCACGTTCGCCGTCAACAAGGGCCTGCGGATGGCGCGGAAGCTGCTGCTCGACGTGTCCGCGCTGGGCCTGCCGGTCGGCTGCGAATTCCTCGACCCGATCACCCCGCAGTTCATCGCCGACATCGTGACGTGGGGCTCGATCGGCGCGCGCACGGCGGCGAGCCAGGTGCACCGCCAGCTGTGCAGCGCGCTGTCGATGCCGGTGGGCATCAAGAACTCCACCGAGGGCGACGTCCAGGTGGCGATCGACGCGACCCGCGCGGCGGCCGCGAGCCACGTGTTCCCCGGCATCAACACCGACGGCCTCGCGGCGCTGCTGACGACGTCCGGCAACCCGGACTGCCACGTGATCCTGCGCGGCCACAACGCCGGCCCGAACTACGACGCGGCGACGGTCGCGGACACGCTCGCGCGGCTGGCGAAGTCGGACCTGCCGGAGCGGGTGATCATCGACGCTTCGCACGGCAACAGCGGCAAGGACCACGTCCGCCAGGGCGCGGTGGTGCGCGAGCTGGCGTCCCGGATCGCGGCCGGCGAGCGCGGGATCTCGGGCCTGATGCTGGAGAGCTTCCTGGCCGGCGGCCGGCAGGACCTCGCGCTGGGGCACGCCGACGAGCTGGTGTACGGCCAGTCGATCACCGACGCCTGCCTGGCGTGGGACGACACGGCCCCGCTGCTGGACGAGCTGGCCGAGGCGGTCCGGGCGCGCCGCTGA
- a CDS encoding polyadenylate-specific 3'-exoribonuclease AS yields the protein MRFFYDTEFIEDGVTIDLVSIGVVDERGREFYAVSTEFDPAKAGPWVRDNVLDKLPSPADRAWRSREKIRTDLLEFFGKPPGGIELWAWFAAYDHVALAQLWGPMPALPRQLPRFTRDLRQRWEDAGKPKLPAAPTDQHDALADAKHNLARWEIIEEYFPRR from the coding sequence GTGCGTTTTTTCTACGACACCGAGTTCATCGAAGACGGCGTGACGATCGACCTGGTGTCCATCGGTGTCGTCGACGAGCGGGGCCGCGAGTTCTACGCGGTCTCGACGGAGTTCGACCCCGCCAAGGCCGGGCCGTGGGTCCGGGACAACGTCCTCGACAAGCTCCCGTCCCCGGCCGACCGGGCGTGGCGCAGCCGCGAGAAGATCCGCACCGACCTGCTGGAGTTCTTCGGCAAGCCCCCGGGCGGCATCGAGCTGTGGGCCTGGTTCGCGGCGTACGACCACGTCGCGCTGGCCCAGCTGTGGGGCCCGATGCCGGCGTTGCCCCGCCAGCTGCCGCGCTTCACGAGGGACCTGCGCCAGCGGTGGGAGGACGCCGGGAAGCCGAAGCTCCCGGCGGCCCCCACCGACCAGCACGACGCCTTGGCGGACGCGAAGCACAACCTGGCGCGGTGGGAGATCATCGAGGAGTACTTCCCCCGCCGCTGA
- a CDS encoding lysophospholipid acyltransferase family protein, translated as MLYWLMKWVFIGPLLKTLWPTKVVGAENIPETGGAILAGNHLAVADSFFMPLRVKRKVTFPAKSEYFTEPGFKGLLKKWFFTGVGQFPIDRSGGNAAQAALDTATRLVKAGHLLGIYPEGTRSPDGRLYKGKTGVARIALESGGVVVPVAMIGTDKVNPIGSKMWWPRRLEVRFGKPLDFSRYEGLAGDRFIERSITDEIMYALMELSGQEYVDIYAAKAKELLAAEAAGVKPKVPAQPASRDAARVPDSKVS; from the coding sequence GTGCTGTACTGGCTCATGAAGTGGGTATTCATCGGACCGCTGCTCAAGACGCTGTGGCCGACCAAGGTCGTCGGCGCGGAGAACATCCCCGAGACCGGCGGCGCGATCCTCGCCGGCAACCACCTGGCGGTCGCGGACTCGTTCTTCATGCCGCTGCGGGTCAAGCGCAAGGTCACCTTCCCGGCCAAGTCCGAGTACTTCACCGAGCCCGGGTTCAAGGGCCTGCTCAAGAAGTGGTTCTTCACCGGCGTCGGCCAGTTCCCGATCGACCGCTCCGGCGGCAACGCCGCCCAGGCCGCGCTCGACACGGCCACCCGCCTGGTCAAGGCCGGCCACCTGCTCGGCATCTACCCCGAGGGCACCCGCTCCCCGGACGGCCGCCTGTACAAGGGCAAGACCGGCGTCGCCCGGATCGCCCTGGAGTCCGGCGGCGTGGTCGTCCCGGTGGCGATGATCGGCACGGACAAGGTCAACCCGATCGGCTCCAAGATGTGGTGGCCCCGCCGCCTCGAGGTCCGCTTCGGCAAGCCGCTGGACTTCTCGCGCTACGAAGGCCTCGCGGGCGACCGCTTCATCGAGCGGTCCATCACCGACGAGATCATGTACGCGCTGATGGAGCTGTCCGGCCAGGAGTACGTCGACATCTACGCGGCGAAGGCCAAGGAGCTGCTGGCCGCCGAGGCCGCCGGAGTCAAGCCGAAGGTGCCTGCCCAGCCTGCTTCCCGCGACGCGGCCCGGGTGCCGGACTCCAAGGTCAGCTGA
- a CDS encoding alpha/beta hydrolase, which yields MGVLAGAEPFGHTGSADTGFLLCHGFTGTPASMRAWGDHLAGAGFTVRCPLLPGHGTRWPDLNRTTWEDWYGTVREALLELLSTCKTVFVGGLSMGGTLTLRLAEEFGDRIAGIVLVNPSVTRLKWDTRLLPVLGRIVPSVPAIANDIKKPGETELAYPRTPVRAAASLAKLWAVVRADLGKVTQPVLLLHSSVDHVVEPVNSQLVLDGVSSTDVTEVVLENSYHVATQDNDAEVIFSRSVEFAKAHAAQPEETA from the coding sequence ATGGGCGTGCTCGCCGGCGCGGAACCGTTCGGCCACACCGGTTCGGCCGATACCGGGTTCCTGCTCTGCCACGGGTTCACCGGTACCCCGGCGAGCATGCGGGCCTGGGGTGACCACCTGGCCGGCGCCGGGTTCACCGTGCGCTGCCCGCTCCTGCCCGGCCACGGCACCCGCTGGCCGGACCTCAACCGCACGACGTGGGAAGACTGGTACGGCACGGTCCGCGAAGCGCTCCTCGAGCTGCTCTCGACGTGCAAGACGGTCTTCGTCGGCGGCCTCTCCATGGGCGGCACGCTCACCCTGCGCCTCGCCGAGGAGTTCGGCGACCGGATCGCCGGGATCGTCCTGGTCAACCCGTCGGTGACGCGGCTGAAGTGGGACACGCGGCTGCTGCCGGTGCTGGGCCGGATCGTGCCGTCGGTGCCGGCGATCGCGAACGACATCAAGAAGCCGGGCGAGACCGAGCTGGCCTACCCGCGGACCCCGGTGCGCGCCGCCGCGAGCCTGGCGAAGCTGTGGGCCGTCGTGCGCGCGGACCTGGGCAAGGTCACGCAGCCGGTGCTGCTGCTGCACTCGTCGGTCGACCACGTCGTCGAGCCGGTGAATTCGCAGTTGGTGCTCGACGGCGTCTCGAGCACCGACGTCACCGAGGTCGTGCTGGAGAACAGCTACCACGTGGCGACGCAGGACAACGACGCCGAGGTGATTTTTTCGCGTAGCGTCGAGTTCGCGAAGGCGCACGCCGCACAGCCGGAGGAGACCGCATGA